The following nucleotide sequence is from Komagataeibacter medellinensis NBRC 3288.
GCGGTGGGCATCGTGGCGTTGGTGGCGGCCGCAGTGGTAGCGGGGGCGGCAGCCGGTGCCGCGGGCTTGGCGGTCGGCGCTGCCGGAACTGCCGCCGCGGGTGCTTCGGCGGGCTTGGTGGTGGCCGCGGCAGTGGCCGTATCACCGCACTGGGCAGTCTTGAAATCCTTGTAGCTCTGGCCATTCAGGCTGCCTGCGGTGCGGGCGGCCGCGAATTTCTGGTGGCAGGCCTTGGATGTCTCGCGGGCCTGGGCCACGCCGCCGCACAGGGTCAGGGCAAGGGCCGATACGGCCGCGATCTTGAAACGGTAGGATGAAGTCATGGTAAGGGGTCAATCCTGAAATGACTGAAAAAGGAAGGGGCTTAAAGCGCGCTGTCACCCGTCTCGCGCGTGCGGATACGGATGACGCTGTCCAACGGGGAGATGAAGATCTTGCCATCACCGATCTTGCCGGTATGGGCGGCTTCCAGAATGGTTTCCACGGCCTGTTCGACCATCTCGTCAGCCACGGCAACCTCAATCTTGATCTTGGGCAGGAAGCTGACATGATATTCAGCACCGCGATAGATCTCGGTCTGCCCCTTCTGGCGGCCAAAGCCCTTGACTTCGGATACGGTCAGTCCCTGTATCCCCAGTGGGGTCAGGGCCTCACGCACGTCGTCGAGCTTGAAAGGCTTGATGATGGCTGTGACAAGCTTCATCGCACCGGGTCTCCATTTTTGCTGTCGCGGTCCGGCTGACCGTGGGTGAAGGATAGGGTAACCGTTCCGTCTATACCCTGATCGGGTAAGGCATGTCATCCGCCTTCACATGCTCCCTGACCGGCAAGTGCGCTTGTGCGTTGCTACCCGGGGAGAGTAAATCCGTTGGGCTTGCCCCAGACAGGGTTCAGAACAGGAAACGACATGAACGCGAACACGCCATCTTCCACAGCATCCGGGGCCCTTGGGGTCGATGTCTGCATTGTGGGGGCCGGGCCTGTGGGGGCAACACTGGCCTGCCGCCTTGGGGCTGCGGGTATGCAGGTTGCCATTATTGATCGCGCGGCCCTGCCGCCCATGGAACACCCGGCTTTCGATGGCCGGGCCTATGCCATTGCCGCAGGCTCGCGCCGCCTGCTGGAGGCGGCGGGCGTGTGGCAGCGCCTGCCCATGGAGTCGTGCGAGATCCGCGAGATCCGCGTGACCGATGGCAGGCCGGGGCGGCCGCCTTCGCGCCTGTTCCTTGAATTCGGCCCCGATGATGCCGACCAGCCCTTTGGCGCCATGATCGAAGCCCGTGCCCTGCGCGTGGCGCTGAATGCATCCCTGCACGCAACGCCGGGCGTGCATGTTTTCGCCCCTGATGAGGGCAGCGTGACCCGCAGGCCCGAAGGGGCGGAAATCCGTACCACCAGCGGCCGGGTCATCCATGCCCGCCTGGTTGTCGCGGCTGAAGGGCGGCGCAGTCCGCTGCGCGAGCAGGCACGCATCGCCGTGACCCGCCTGCCGTACAACCAGTGTGGCATTGTCTGTGCCGTAGCCCATGAACGCCCGCATGAGGGGCGCGCGTTGGAACACTTCCTGCCCGCAGGCCCCTTTGCCCAGCTGCCCATGGCGGGAACGGCGGAGCATCCCAACCTGTCCGCCCTGGTCTGGACCGAGGGCGAGAAGGTGGCCCACCGCCTGGCGGAACTGCCGCAGGTGGCTTTTGCCCATGAAATCCGCCGTCGTATGGGCGATGAATGGCTGGGTGCCGTGACCCCGGTGGGGCAGCGCTGGGTCTATCCGCTTTCCGCGCAGTACGCGCAGCGTTATGTCGATACGCGGCTGGCGCTGGTAGGCGATGCGGCGCATGGTATCCACCCCATAGCGGGGCAGGGGCTCAACCTTGGCTTCCGTGATGTGATTGCCATGGCCGATATCCTGATGGGCGTGCATGCGTGTGGGGGGGATGTGGGCGCGCCCGATGTGCTGCGCTCCTACCAGGCGCGCTGCCGACCTGCCAACATGCTCATGCTGGCTGCAACCGATGCGCTGGAGCGTCTGTTCGGCAACGATAACCCCGTGCTGCGCCTGGCACGCGACGTGGGGCTTGCCACCGTCAACCGCATAACACCGCTGCGCCGTAGTTTTGCCCGCCACGCCATGGGGCTGTAGGCGGCACTTGCCCTGCCCGCACGTAACCAACCGGGCCAGATGGCCGGAACGGATCTGTCATGTCTGAAAAACAGCCTGCTGCCCTTTCCATGCCGCCGCGCAGGCAGCCCGTGCTGCCCCCCACGCTGGGGCATGTGGACCCTCACGACCTGTGGCAGGAAATCGTCAGCGGCGCATGTGGCTGCAACGACCCGCTGGTCAAGGGCCTGCTGGCCACCGGCATCCGCAACCATGGCTCGTTCCGTGGTGCACTGGCGGCCCTGATCGGGCGCAAGCTGGGTGATCGTTCGGTAGCGGATGACGCGCTGGCCGAACTGGTGACGGAAGTGTTCGATGCCGATCCCGATATCGTGGCGGCGGCGGCGGCAGACCTCGTGGCCATTCGTGAGCGAGACCCCGCCACGGCGGAATACGTGACACCGTTCCTGTTCTTCAAGGGCTACCATGCGGTGCAGAGTTACCGCGTGGCGCACTGGCTGTGGCATAATGGGCGCGGCTACCTTGCCCTGCACCTGCAAAGCCGCTGCTCCGAGCTGTTTGCGGTGGATATTCACCCTGCCGCCCGCCTGGGTCGGCGCATCCTGCTGGACCATGGCACGGGAATCGTGATTGGCGAGACCTCGGTGCTGGAGGATGATGTCTCGCTGCTGCAGGGCGTGACGCTGGGCGGTACCGGCAAGAACGTGGGAGACCGCCATCCCAAGGTGCGCCGGGGCGTGCTGATCGGGGCGGGGGCCAAGATTCTGGGCAATATCGAGATTGGCGAGGGAGCCAAGGTGGGGGCGGGGTCTATCGTGCTTGAATCCGTCTCGCCCTACACCACGGTGGTGGGTAATCCGGCGCGCCCGGTGGGCACGCGGCATTCCAGCCTTCCTGCCTTTACCATGGACCAGATGCTGCCACCCATTGACTATATTATCTGAGCGTATGACCGAATTCGTTTTCAGACCGCATGTGGCGGTCATTGGTGGCGGCCCCGCCGGGCTGGCCTGTGCCGAGATCCTGTCCGACCGGGGGTGTGCCGTCAGCGTGGTGGAGCAGATGCCCACCATGGGCCGCAAGCTGCTCATGGCCGGGCGCGGTGGGCTGAATCTGACCCATACCGAGACCCCCGCGCTCTTTGCCGCCCGCTATGGCACGGCACAGCCCATGATGGCGCGCGCGCTGGCGGCCTTTACCCCGTGCGACATGGTGCAGTGGGCCGAAGGACTGGGTCAGCCCTGCTTTACCGGTAGCAGCGGGCGTGTATTCCCGCGCGCCATGAAGGCTTCTCCCCTGCTGCGCGCGTGGCTGGCGCGTCTGGCGGAGCGGGGCGTGCGCCTGCTCACCCGCCATCGCTGGGAAGGGTGGGATACGGAGGGCAGGCTACGTGTGCGCGGCCCCGGTGGGCAGGCAGGCTGGCGGGTCAACGCCACCGTGCTGGCCATGGGGGGCGCAAGCTGGGCGCGGCTTGGGGCGGACGGCGCATGGCGTGAGCGCCTGCTGGCACTGGGTGTGGATGTTGCGCCCTTTGCCCCCGCAAATTGTGGCTTCATGACTGACTGGAGCGCGGATTTTACAAATCGTTTTGCCGGCACGCCCCTGCGCGGCATTGCCCTGACGGGCCCGAATGGGC
It contains:
- a CDS encoding UbiH/UbiF/VisC/COQ6 family ubiquinone biosynthesis hydroxylase, whose product is MNANTPSSTASGALGVDVCIVGAGPVGATLACRLGAAGMQVAIIDRAALPPMEHPAFDGRAYAIAAGSRRLLEAAGVWQRLPMESCEIREIRVTDGRPGRPPSRLFLEFGPDDADQPFGAMIEARALRVALNASLHATPGVHVFAPDEGSVTRRPEGAEIRTTSGRVIHARLVVAAEGRRSPLREQARIAVTRLPYNQCGIVCAVAHERPHEGRALEHFLPAGPFAQLPMAGTAEHPNLSALVWTEGEKVAHRLAELPQVAFAHEIRRRMGDEWLGAVTPVGQRWVYPLSAQYAQRYVDTRLALVGDAAHGIHPIAGQGLNLGFRDVIAMADILMGVHACGGDVGAPDVLRSYQARCRPANMLMLAATDALERLFGNDNPVLRLARDVGLATVNRITPLRRSFARHAMGL
- the cysE gene encoding serine O-acetyltransferase; protein product: MSEKQPAALSMPPRRQPVLPPTLGHVDPHDLWQEIVSGACGCNDPLVKGLLATGIRNHGSFRGALAALIGRKLGDRSVADDALAELVTEVFDADPDIVAAAAADLVAIRERDPATAEYVTPFLFFKGYHAVQSYRVAHWLWHNGRGYLALHLQSRCSELFAVDIHPAARLGRRILLDHGTGIVIGETSVLEDDVSLLQGVTLGGTGKNVGDRHPKVRRGVLIGAGAKILGNIEIGEGAKVGAGSIVLESVSPYTTVVGNPARPVGTRHSSLPAFTMDQMLPPIDYII
- a CDS encoding P-II family nitrogen regulator, encoding MKLVTAIIKPFKLDDVREALTPLGIQGLTVSEVKGFGRQKGQTEIYRGAEYHVSFLPKIKIEVAVADEMVEQAVETILEAAHTGKIGDGKIFISPLDSVIRIRTRETGDSAL
- a CDS encoding TIGR03862 family flavoprotein; the protein is MTEFVFRPHVAVIGGGPAGLACAEILSDRGCAVSVVEQMPTMGRKLLMAGRGGLNLTHTETPALFAARYGTAQPMMARALAAFTPCDMVQWAEGLGQPCFTGSSGRVFPRAMKASPLLRAWLARLAERGVRLLTRHRWEGWDTEGRLRVRGPGGQAGWRVNATVLAMGGASWARLGADGAWRERLLALGVDVAPFAPANCGFMTDWSADFTNRFAGTPLRGIALTGPNGQTVRGEAVVTGTGLEGGAVYALSATIRDRIARDGHAFVHIDLRPALGVADITTRIARVRARESLSNTLRKALRLTPEAIALLRQGGDGPLPRDPAALARRVKAVPVMLRAPAALDRAISVAGGIAWSALDERLMLRALPGVFAAGEMLDWEAPTGGYLLQGCMATGRLAGEGAWEWLRDSQRGRYPSAP